A single genomic interval of uncultured Pseudodesulfovibrio sp. harbors:
- the dksA gene encoding RNA polymerase-binding protein DksA, producing the protein MDAKDLQYFKDVLNGMLDDILKKSEETIEDMTESGEVYADPADRATAESDRAFTLRLRDRERKLIKKIQKAVDRIDDGEFGFCQECGDEISVPRLKARPMTTLCINCKSKQEEDEAVRGD; encoded by the coding sequence ATGGACGCAAAAGACCTTCAGTACTTCAAGGATGTCCTCAATGGCATGCTCGACGATATACTCAAGAAGAGCGAAGAAACCATTGAAGATATGACGGAATCCGGCGAAGTCTACGCAGATCCTGCGGACCGGGCCACAGCCGAATCTGATCGCGCATTCACCCTGCGCCTTCGTGACCGTGAGCGCAAGCTCATCAAGAAGATTCAGAAAGCAGTGGACCGCATTGACGATGGTGAGTTCGGCTTCTGCCAGGAATGCGGTGATGAAATATCCGTCCCGCGCCTCAAGGCTCGCCCCATGACAACGCTCTGCATCAACTGCAAGAGCAAACAGGAAGAAGACGAGGCTGTTCGCGGCGACTAG
- a CDS encoding DMT family transporter: MVWFLLSLAAAFLMATTAAYMKRFFSDVSPWEMAVIPFFYVTPFCIIALCFMEIPKLGSEFFPALSWVLPLTMVAIILHFRAIHMSPLSVTMPFLSFTPIFVILTGRLLLGETLSSSGIIGILLIVTGGYVLNLDSAKDGFSGPIRAIFKEPGSALMLLVAALYGLCSVGGKILIINSSPMFAAMSLFSAYGMLLTTILVGTGKASLRTITSRPALGFGVGLCIFMEIICHNIAISLVAAAYMVAIKRLAGIFSVLYGWLLFHEHGIRYRLIGTLIMTAGAVCIALWA, translated from the coding sequence ATGGTTTGGTTCCTACTTTCACTGGCCGCTGCCTTTCTCATGGCGACAACTGCGGCCTATATGAAACGCTTTTTCTCCGACGTCTCTCCATGGGAAATGGCCGTTATTCCTTTTTTCTATGTAACTCCATTTTGCATAATCGCGCTCTGTTTCATGGAGATTCCGAAGCTCGGTTCTGAATTCTTTCCCGCACTAAGCTGGGTGCTCCCGCTCACCATGGTCGCCATCATCCTGCACTTCCGCGCCATACACATGTCCCCTCTTTCAGTGACCATGCCGTTCCTCAGCTTCACCCCGATATTTGTCATTCTCACGGGCAGGCTACTATTGGGCGAAACGCTGTCTTCATCCGGAATCATTGGGATTCTGCTCATCGTGACCGGCGGCTATGTACTCAACCTCGACAGCGCGAAAGACGGCTTCTCTGGTCCGATACGAGCCATATTCAAGGAACCGGGATCGGCCCTGATGCTTCTGGTGGCGGCACTCTACGGACTCTGTTCGGTAGGCGGGAAAATACTCATCATCAACTCCAGCCCCATGTTCGCCGCCATGAGCCTGTTCAGCGCTTACGGCATGCTGCTGACGACCATACTTGTCGGCACGGGAAAGGCGTCACTCCGAACGATCACAAGCCGCCCCGCTCTCGGCTTCGGCGTCGGCCTGTGTATCTTCATGGAAATAATCTGTCACAACATTGCCATCTCGCTCGTAGCCGCCGCGTATATGGTTGCCATCAAGCGTCTGGCTGGTATATTTTCAGTACTGTACGGCTGGCTGCTTTTTCATGAACACGGCATCAGATACCGACTGATCGGCACACTCATCATGACGGCAGGAGCTGTCTGCATCGCGCTCTGGGCATAA